In the genome of Sciurus carolinensis chromosome 3, mSciCar1.2, whole genome shotgun sequence, one region contains:
- the Tefm gene encoding transcription elongation factor, mitochondrial isoform X1 yields MNLSCLLKVGGRWRSFPVPLELSLFQALHNFCCRKKSTAPEKTITNVSFCNENAKESGNALDKLFSSEQQASILHVLNTASNKELEAFKLLHGRKSINIIEHREKFGPFQDLESLMNVPSFQYKTIVQVCYAILCPESEKKKRKLQENRLLGKLIKPDIERERLKAVNSIVSIVFGTQRIAWAHLDHKLTVLDWQQSDYWKLMNRTYPSSLYLKEISSVISKMPKADLYVLEKIGLSIQNSSLFPVLLHFHIIEAMLYALLNKTFAQDGQHHVLSMNRNAVGKHFKLMIGDTRTSGKELVKQFLSESVLKAKPRVFFPPDKVVHYRQMFSPADSHRREELYDSLLQAVAFYELAVFNTKNSEINVPALL; encoded by the exons ATGAACTTGTCTTGTCTGCTCAAAGTGGGAG GGAGATGGAGATCCTTTCCAGTTCCACTGGAGTTATCCTTGTTCCAGGCCCTACATAATTTCTGCTGTCGGAAAAAATCCACTGCACCTGAGAAAACTATTACCAATGTTTctttttgtaatgaaaatgcaAAGGAGTCTGGAAATGCACTCGACAAGCTCTTCTCTTCAGAACAGCAGGCCTCCATCCTGCATGTGTTGAATACAGCATCTAATAAAGAACTTGAAGCTTTCAAATTGCTTCATGGAAGAAAGTCCATCAATATTATAGAGCACAGAGAAAAATTTGGGCCGTTTCAGGATTTGGAGAGTTTGATGAATGTGCCCTCGTTCCAGTATAAAACTATTGTTCAAGTTTGTTACGCCATTCTTTGTCCAgagagtgagaagaaaaaaagaaagttacaggAAAACCGGCTGTTGGGAAAGCTCATCAAACCAGacatagaaagagagagacttaAG GCAGTCAATAGTATTGTGTCTATTGTTTTTGGTACTCAAAGAATTGCCTGGGCTCACCTTGATCACAAACTGACAGTGCTGGACTGGCAACAAAGTGACTATTGGAAATTAATGAATAGAACGTACCCATCATCACTCTATTTAAAAGAG aTCTCTTCGGTCATTTCAAAGATGCCTAAAGCAGATCTCTATGTTCTGGAAAAAATAGGACTTTCCATTCAAAACTCATCTCTGTTTCCTGTACTGTTACATTTTCATATCATAGAAGCCATGCTGTAtgcattattaaataaaactttcgCCCAGGATGGCCAGCATCATGTGCTGAgcatgaatcgaaatgcagtggGGAAGCACTTTAAACTGATGATTGGTGACACTCGGACTAGTGGGAAAGAACTAGTGAAGCAGTTCCTCTCTGAGTCTGTACTGAAGGCAAAGCCTCGAGTGTTCTTCCCACCAGATAAAGTAGTACACTACAGACAAATGTTTTCACCTGCTGACTCACACAGAAGAGAAGAGTTGTATGATTCATTGTTACAAGCTGTTGCTTTCTATGAATTAGCAGTTTTTAACACTAAGAATTCTGAGATTAATGTACCTGCTCtgttataa
- the Tefm gene encoding transcription elongation factor, mitochondrial isoform X2: MNLSCLLKVGGRWRSFPVPLELSLFQALHNFCCRKKSTAPEKTITNVSFCNENAKESGNALDKLFSSEQQASILHVLNTASNKELEAFKLLHGRKSINIIEHREKFGPFQDLESLMNVPSFQYKTIVQVCYAILCPESEKKKRKLQENRLLGKLIKPDIERERLKISSVISKMPKADLYVLEKIGLSIQNSSLFPVLLHFHIIEAMLYALLNKTFAQDGQHHVLSMNRNAVGKHFKLMIGDTRTSGKELVKQFLSESVLKAKPRVFFPPDKVVHYRQMFSPADSHRREELYDSLLQAVAFYELAVFNTKNSEINVPALL; this comes from the exons ATGAACTTGTCTTGTCTGCTCAAAGTGGGAG GGAGATGGAGATCCTTTCCAGTTCCACTGGAGTTATCCTTGTTCCAGGCCCTACATAATTTCTGCTGTCGGAAAAAATCCACTGCACCTGAGAAAACTATTACCAATGTTTctttttgtaatgaaaatgcaAAGGAGTCTGGAAATGCACTCGACAAGCTCTTCTCTTCAGAACAGCAGGCCTCCATCCTGCATGTGTTGAATACAGCATCTAATAAAGAACTTGAAGCTTTCAAATTGCTTCATGGAAGAAAGTCCATCAATATTATAGAGCACAGAGAAAAATTTGGGCCGTTTCAGGATTTGGAGAGTTTGATGAATGTGCCCTCGTTCCAGTATAAAACTATTGTTCAAGTTTGTTACGCCATTCTTTGTCCAgagagtgagaagaaaaaaagaaagttacaggAAAACCGGCTGTTGGGAAAGCTCATCAAACCAGacatagaaagagagagacttaAG aTCTCTTCGGTCATTTCAAAGATGCCTAAAGCAGATCTCTATGTTCTGGAAAAAATAGGACTTTCCATTCAAAACTCATCTCTGTTTCCTGTACTGTTACATTTTCATATCATAGAAGCCATGCTGTAtgcattattaaataaaactttcgCCCAGGATGGCCAGCATCATGTGCTGAgcatgaatcgaaatgcagtggGGAAGCACTTTAAACTGATGATTGGTGACACTCGGACTAGTGGGAAAGAACTAGTGAAGCAGTTCCTCTCTGAGTCTGTACTGAAGGCAAAGCCTCGAGTGTTCTTCCCACCAGATAAAGTAGTACACTACAGACAAATGTTTTCACCTGCTGACTCACACAGAAGAGAAGAGTTGTATGATTCATTGTTACAAGCTGTTGCTTTCTATGAATTAGCAGTTTTTAACACTAAGAATTCTGAGATTAATGTACCTGCTCtgttataa